The nucleotide sequence ATATCTTCTTAATGTCGCGAAGTCGTTGAATTTTGATTTTAGGACTTCATTCACTTCTTTCTCAGAATAGACTTCATTCGATTTAAAAGATTTTAGTATTTGCTGAAGCACAATGATTTTACGTTTTTCTTTACTTGGAAATGTTGATAGTGGACCTTCAACACCCTCATCAAAATAGGTAGATAATACTTTCTCTTTTTCTTCTACTGTAATTGTATATCGTTCATCCACCATTTTTGCCCCCTTATGGATTCCAACCAAACTATTTTTGTTTTCCTTTTCATCACTTTTTAAAAGGTTCATGATTGCGAGGAATACCTTCGCTTGCTTTTCTTTTTCTCTGAATTTAAAACGATGATTTCTGATCGTAGAGGGGCTTCCGCTGTCCAACTCTTTGACGATTTCCTTATCAGCCAAACCCCTTTTGAAATAATGAAGAAGTTCTTTTTGGTGATCAGATAATCCGGTATACTTTTTATCCATACTCAACAGAGAATCGAACATGGAGTCGTGATCGTCTTCAATGTGATATTGAACCGCTTTTTTCGCTTCTAAAAGTACATCGCCTCGACGGTAAATGACTCCGCATTCAAAAGGTTCGTCACAAACGAGGCATATGTATGTTTCGTTCTGGTCGTCATAAATATACCCTTGGGAAAGTTCTTCGACTGTTGAGTTCCAAAACATACCTTCCTTAGACATACAATAAACACCTTCCATTATAATCTTATTATTTATAAACAATATAACATATTGTTTGTTAAAATAACAGATGACTATTAGTTTTATATTTTTTATTGTCATTTTTAAGGAATGTCATGTTAGCATTATTTGCTAAGGGTATATGGAATGTTAAGTTAACGAAAAAGTAATGTAGGTTAAGTTTTTTGTAAACTGCAGATAATATTTGTAGTAATTTATTGCATGGAGTGAATATGATGAGTGGGACCAAGATAACAAAGGAAACTATCGTTGTTTCAAATGTAGAGATATATTGTGAACATGTTTTAAATGGAAAACCCCCGATATTTTTAATTCACGGGTTTCTATCTTCAACTTACACATTCAACAAGGTAATCCCCCTTTTAGCTGAAAACTTTTCTGTCGTGGCTATTGATTTACCGGGTTTTGGAAGAAGTGAAAAGGCAGATTCTTTTCATTATTCGTTTACTAGTTTTGCTCAACTAGTTGTGGGTTGTATGGAGTATTTTGGGATAGAAAAAGCCACTCTTGTTGGTCACTCAATGGGAGGTCAAGTAGCTCTGAACGTTGCTAGAATGACTCCTGAAAGAGTAAATAAGCTCGTCTTATTATGTAGTTCAGGTTATATGAAAAGAGCGAATAAATTACTTGTTTACAGTACGTATTTTCCATTCTTTAACTTGTTCGCTTACCGATACGTTAATCGAAAAGGGGTTAGAGAAACATTAAAAAATGTATTGTATGATCATTCGTTGATTACAGATGAAATGATATCCGAATTTAAGAGACCTTTGTCAGAAAAGCCTTTTTATAAATCTCTTATAAGGTTAGTGAGGCATCGAGAAGGTGATCTTTCGTCCGCCGAACTCAGCTCAATCAATACGCCAGCGCTATTAATATGGGGAGAAGAGGACAGGGTTGTGCCTGTAAATGTGGGACGTAAATTAGTAAAGGATTTACCAAACGCAAAATTAATTACTTATAAAGAAGCTGGACATTTAATTACTGAAGAAAGACCCCAAGAGGTTTATTCACAAATTCTTTCTTTTGTTTAATAAGTTAGTGTTCCAATGACTCAAATTTGTGAATGTGATTTCATTAATTCAACCTTTCAGGAGGCTTTCGCGAGTGATTTTTATTTTTTACTTCAACAAAGATATCATCTGAAAGGTTAGATTGGTTTTTATTTAATGGTTGATTACCCTTAAGTGCAGACATAAGTAGCTGGATATCTTCTTTAGTAGCATTTTGTTTCTCAGGCTTTAAGGAGTAGCCGAGCTGTCCATTTGATTCTATTGTGGCCCATTGCAGATCACTGATTCGGTGGACGTTATGTTGTCTGAGTCTAACTTCCAACATATCTACAGTTAGTCTTAACTGTTTTAAATTCTTCTCAACAAGTTGCCCGTTATCTACAACTAGAACGGACTTTCCATAAATAAATGATTCAGCAACATCGAATTTTAAGACGATATATTCTACGATTATAAGAGTAACGATCATCAAAAGTGTAATAAGCATGGAGACCCATACATTATTTTCGCTCACCGGTTGAATAATTAAGGATCCTACTGCAATCATTATCACGGTTTGAGCTACTGTTAACTGTGATATTGATTTTCTGCCAGCAAGCCTAAGGATCAAGATACCTCCGATTACAATGACTACTACCTTCCAAAGTATATTCAGATCCATAAACTACTCCACCTTTGTTATTTATATCTTTTTTATTTTGCGATTCCAAAATTAATATATACATTTTCGGTTTTTGATTATTTGCTATAATTAAAGAGCTAATAGAGGCGGAAATAGGGACCTAACAATGCTCTTTATAAAAAATGAATCAGTCATCATAGGAATAGGTTTTAAATAGAAAAGAATTATTTACTGTAATTAGTTACATAAGGGAGTTAAGAGTTTATGAAATTTTCAATTGAAAAATTATCACCACAAGACGCGGAGCAGCTATATCAATTTGAACTCGAGAACCGACACTTTTTTGAAAAAATGGTCCCTTCTAGAGGAGAGGATTATTTTCAATGGGAAACATTCCAGGAAAGGCACTCGTCTTTATTAGAAGAACAGGCATCGGGAGAATCTCATTTTTATTTGTTAAAAGAAGGTGATGTGATTCTAGGCAGGCTAAACCTTACCATTGACCTCGAAACGAAGACTGGAGACCTCGGATATAGGGTGGGTGAATCTTTTACAGGTAAAGGTGTGGCAGTTGGAGCGCTGAAACTATTATTAGAAAATGTAAACCGAAAGGACGTTGAAAGAATAAATGCCAGAACTACTTCCAACAATATCGCTTCGCAAAAAGTCTTAGAGAAGAATGGATTTGTTCGAATGGGAGAAGGAGAAAGCTTTGAAATGAATGGGGAGAATGTTACCTTCATTCATTTTACATGGCAGAATATCTAAGATTAGCATCACTATTTTGTAGAGGAGACTTCCTTTAAATTAAGAGTAGGTTTGGTGGTAAGATAAAGAAAAAACGCGGCACAAAGGAGGACACTACATGGAAGTTTTTAAAGATTACTTAGCAGGTATCGATCCTCAACATAGAGCGGAGATGGAAGAAGTGTTAGGTTGGGTAATGAAGGAATACCCGAATTTAGAGCCAGTTGTTAAATGGAATCAACCTATGTTTACTGATCATGGAACTTTTATTATTGCTTTTAGTGTGGCCAAGAAACATATGTCTGTTGCACCCGAAAGAAAAGTGATTCTACGCTTTTCAGATGAAATTGTTGCTGCTGGGTTTGACCACAGCAAGGAGCTCGTACGTTTTCCATGGAATCGCCCATTCGATTATTCATTACTTCAGAAGATGATAGAGTTTAACATTGAGGACAAGGCAGACTATACAAATTTCTGGAGAAAATAACACAAAAAAAGAGTGGGCTATATTTTCGGAATATATATTCAAAAGTAAAAATTTGAAAATTCGTATATAATGGAATGAGATATTAAAAATTGAATAGTAGAGGGTGAACGACTAATGACCCAGGAAAACAAAAATGAAAGTAAGAAGAAGCTGAGCATGCAAGAGATTGTCCAACAGCAGTTAGAAAGAAAAAAACAATCACAGCAAGCCGGAAAGAATCAACAGAACGCTTACAACTCGAATCATAGAATGGAAAGCCAACATGTTAAGAGAGCTAGCGGTACTCCCAGAAAAATGGGATAAATAATTAAAAGCCATATTCACACTAATAGAGGTGGATATGGTTTTTTTTGTGGTTCCATTTAATTTTTGGATGCTTTTTTTTATGTAAATAATAATTGACTTAATGTTAATTATAGTTTACATTATGGATATAATAATTTACATAAGTTAGTGTGGAAGGAGTGGAGAAATGCTCCGAAATAGAGTAAGGGAGTTACGGGCTAGGTATGGCTTTTCACAAACAGAACTAGCTAATCGCGTAGGTGTAACGAGACAAACGATTGGTTTCATTGAAAAAGGTGACTTTTCGCCATCTATTGCTTTGTCTTTGAGAATGGCAAAGGAACTGCAGGTGCGAGTGGATGAGCTTTTTTGGCTAGAGGGGGATTCGGATGAATAAAAAGGACTTTAGAATTCAGTATCCATTATGGATGATTGCTCTTTATATCATCCTCGCTTTTTGGACCTATGGGGTTGTATATACAGTGGATATATCACTTAATGATTTCGAAGACGTGTTCGTAGTTGAAGACGGAGGGATGTATGTCGCACTAAATACTTTACCTGTGATATCAATAATACTTGGATCTCTTTTACTCACAATATTTTTCGTTTTTTATTCATTTAAGGTCAAACGACATAACAAAGAGAATCCGGACGACAAGTTAGGAGCTACTTTTTTATATAATGCAACTGAGTTTTTGGAGAAAGATGAAATGTGGAAACAAGTCACTCAGAAAGCAACAAAAAAAGTGTACACTTTCTATCTTCAAGCCCTTCCACTTTTGGTTGTAGTTATGTACTTTCCACTAGATCGATATATTTTTATATTGCTGGTGTATGCCATGCTAATCATCCACAACGTCATTTATTACCGTGAGATTCGTCAATACGTTGAAGAATAGAAATCAAGTGTAAATAGCTTTGACTTCTACACTTAGGAATTCTGGTATATACTTGAAGTAATTAGAAAATCGTAAAGGTGGTGCGGTTCCATGAGGAAATTTACACTCGAACAAATTAATGAAACCGTAACTAATAACCGTACAAGAGCGAATGCCATCATTAAGAAGGAATTACAACCCATAGGTCGCGTGAAGAGATATCGACCTCGTTCACCAGGCGAAGTGAAGGCTTTGAATGAAATCTCTATCTCGAGATGGAATAAAGCGGTTGAAGAAGGAAAGATCAAGAAGTTGGGCGAAAGGTCTTACTATTATGACTACAATTGAGGAAATGAAGAATGCACTAGCGGACTTAAAAGGCAAACCTAAATTCAAAAAGCAACTTGAATTTGCTTCTCTTTTAACCGAGTTTTTTGCTTCGGAAAATATTCGTCCAATTGTGGTTGGTGGATTGGCTGTGGAAATCTATACGAGAAACGACTATCACACTCATGACATTGATTTCGTAAGTGATGGATGGCATAAGTTTGATGAACTTCTTAGAGAGATAGGGTTTACTAAAACGGAACGAGAATGGTACCATTTGGAAACCGAAATTGCGGTGGAGGTTCCATCTAATTATCTTGACGGAAGTTTGGATTTAATCAATGAGTTGGAACTCCCTAATGGGAAAAAAATATTTGTGATCGGTGTGGAAGATCTCATTATAGATCGTTTGGAAGGAATATCAAGAAACGCCCCTTACCCTGAGAATGATGAGGATTATGAATGGGCATATCGTATGTACCTTATTCATAAGGAAGAATTGGATCAAGAGTATTTAATGAATCAAGCAAAAAAAGTGAATGTATCACACTTTATGGATCGCTGGTAACTGAATATACTACAAGAAGACACTTAATTTTCTAAGTGTCTTTTTAATTTGCAAAAAAAATCTAGAAATAATTTTTCCTCTGACATTTTCCTGACACATTCACTTCCTACACTGTGATGAGAAAGAAATTGATCACAAGTAAAATAGGAGGTTCTTATAATGAAAAATACGATAAAAATGTTGTCTGCAAGTATCATTGGTGGAGTTATTTCCGTAGGGATTTTGATGCCATGGATGGATGGTGAAAATCAAACGAGCACAAACGAACAGGTGTCAGGAGATGAAATACAGGAAAATATACAAGAAATTAATGAGGATGGTTTACCTGATGTAGTTGAAGAAGCGTCTAAGTCAGTCGTTGGTGTTACCAACATTCAAGAAGGAAAGCAAGGTTTTTCACAAAACAGTGGTGAAAATTCCAAGAAGGCGGGCACAGGTTCTGGTGTCATTTTCAATAAAACGGATGAAAGAACTCAGATTATAACCAACCATCACGTAATTGAAGGGGCTTCAGAAATTGAGGTAACACTGCATAATGGCGATAAAGTGAAAGCGGAATTAGTCGGTTCTGATGCATTAACAGATACAGCAGTCCTTAGTATAAGTAGTGAGCATGATGTAAAGGCAATTGAAATGGGTGATTCAGATGAGTTGAGACCTGGAGAAAAAGTATTGGCTATCGGTAATCCTCTAGGACTTGATTTGGCTGGCACGGTGACTGAGGGCATAGTAAGTGCTGTCGATCGTACAATCCCTGTAAATACGTCTGCAGGTCAGTGGGATCTTGATGTTATTCAGACGGATGCTGCGATCAGTCCAGGGAACAGTGGTGGAGCACTGATTAATACCGAAGGGGAACTAATCGGGATTAATAGCCTTAAGATGGCAGCAAACAATGCGGAAGGACTCGGTTTCGCTATTCCAAGCAATGATTTCGCACAAATTGTAGAAGAAATTATTGAAAATGGTCATGTGGAAAGACCTTATTTAGGCGTCGGTCTTCAGAGCTTGAACGATATTCCGCAGTTTTATCTTGAAAGAAGCAATGTGGAGGTAGAAGACGGTCTATTGATTGCCAATGTCGAGGAAGGTTCTGCTGCTGATCAGGCTGGATTAGAAGTTGAAGATATCATTACAGAAATTGACGGTGAACCTGTTGAGAAATTGAGTAGCCTTAGCAAGTATATGTATAACAACTTGGAGCCAGGTGACTCTGCGACATTGACGATTGTTAGAGACAATCAAGAACTACAAGTAGAAGTGACGCTTCAAGCTAAGGATAAATAAAAATTATTAGACTGTCACCTTGTGTCAAGGTGGCAGTTTTCTCTCTAAGATAGGGTACATGATATAGTAGAATCAAAGAATTCTTCTAGATGGGAGAACTCGACATGCAGAAAATATTGATTGTAGAAGATGAATATTCGATCAGTCAGGTGTTAAAGGCATATCTTCAAAAAGCGAATTTCAAAACGGAACAGGTTTTCGACGGTTCTGAAGTTATTGATACCTTCGAATCGTTCAACCCGGATCTTGTGCTGTTGGACGTTATGCTTCCCAATAAGAGCGGATGGGATCTTTTAAAAGAAATTCGTACAGATTATGAAACGCCAGTCATCATGTTGACCGCACTCGGCGATGTGAATTATCGACTGGAGGGTTTGAATGATGGAGCGGATGATTATATAGCTAAACCGTTCAACGGTGAAGAAGTTGTCGCAAGAGTGAATGCAGTTCTAAGACGATCTGAAAACAAAGTTCAATCGGTGAAACAGTTTGGGCAATTAGAGGTTGATTATCAAGGACACCGGGTCTTTTTGAATGGAAAAGAGCTTGATTTGACCCCAAGGGATTTATCGTTGTTATTATTCTTGACTGCTCATCCGAACCAGACGTTTACAAGGGAGCAGTTAATCGACCGAGTGTGGGGCTGGGAGTATGAAGGCAGTGATCGAGCGGTAGATTTGTCGATAAAAAGAATCAGAAAAACTCTTCAAGGTTGGCCAGGCGAAGAAGGAGAAATCAGAACACTAAGAGGATTGGGGTATCAGTTCAGTGTTTATGAAGACAAACAATAAAAAGATTCCTATACAGCGTTATTTAACCTCACGATATTTAGTTACTCTTTTCATCGGGCTGATTGTAGTTGCTCTTATATCAGCTTGGTGGATCAGGTCTCAAACGTTAGAGAACCGACTAAGTATGTTGGAGTTCATGGCGGAGGAAACAGCTTCGCAATTGACAGGAGAAGATGAACAACGTATTCCGCCGAATTCCGAGCTTCGTCAATTTTTAGACGAACGTGGTAGGTTCATGAATATGGACAGTGATCCGGCTCTTTACATTGTTAATGCGAGGGGATCCATATTATTCAGTAATTTTCCAGCGGGGCAAACTAATCGTCAGCTTTCTCGTTCTCTTTTGACGAATAACGATGATCGACAATTAATCGAAACAGATTCTGAGGAAGTCTATGTTGTGAAAAAGCCAGTCCAAGTTGAATCTACTGTCTTGGGGTGGGTCGTGTTTGTTGAATCGAAGGCGAACTTAGCGCAAGTCAATCAAGAGTATCGTCAACTGTCGATTATGCTGATCAGCTTAGCCTTGATCGGAGCTGCAGTCATTTATTTTCTTTCAAGAAAAATTTCAAGGCCGATTAAAGATGTGGCAGGAGCTGCTGAACAGGTCAAAGAAGGCAATTATGACATCGATCTCCCTGAAAATATCAAAGCAGAAGAAATTGATGAATTGGTGAGATCTTTTAAAGAGATGTCCCAAAAGTTAAAGCAGCTTGAATCCTTGCGTACTGAATTATTAGCAGGCGTCACGCATGAATTGAAAACACCCGTAACTTCGATTAATGGTATGATTCAGGCACTCAATGATGGAGTAGTCGAGGGAGAAGAGGCGAAAGAGTTTCTGCGTATCTCGTTGAATGAAACTGAAAAGATGAAAAGGATGGTAGAAGACCTTCTTGCTTTCAATTCGTTTGCGGCGAATGCGATACCAGTTGAACATAGGTACCATGAAGTGAACGACCTCATAAAAGAATGCGTACGCGAATGGGAAATTTCAAATGATGAACCTGGTTTAGACATACAAATGTTCTTGTTGGGTCAACCTACTGATGTAAGGGTTGATGACATGAGAGTCCAACAGATTCTGACCAATTTACTGACCAACGCCAAACAAGCGATAAAAGGTGAAGGTAAGATTTCTTTAAACTTAACTGAAGAAAAAGAGACCATAGAAGTACAGGTGACAGATAATGGACAGGGCATACCAGAAGAGGAGCAACCCTTTATCTTTGAACGTTTTTATCGCGGTGAAAACAAGAAGTACCAAATAGGTGGACTCGGTCTTGGTTTACCGTTCAGTAAAATGATTTCGAATGTTTTAGGCGGCGACCTTAAGCTGAAGGGTAGTTCTTCAGAGGGTACGACCTTCCAACTAACCTTACCGAAAGATTAAGTTGTGATCATTTTTCATTGAATAAAATCGAGTGCTTGAGGGTAATGAACATAGTAGATAAGAATTAAATATCCATTATGATTAAGGGTGAAGTTGATGAAGCGAATGAACAGAGGAATTTTGACAGCTATTTCTGCGATAGGAATTGCTCAAGCACTTAAGATAGTTACTCATAAAAGGGTGTCCGGTGAATGGGACGTGAAGCAAATAGCCACAACAGGTGGTATGCCAAGCTCTCACTCAGCAGGGGTTTCCGCACTGACTGCCTATATGGCGGCCAATAAAGGAACACGCCACACTGAAACAGCACTTGCAACGGTATTTGGTGTCATTGTTATGTATGATGCTCAGGGAATCCGCCGTCATACAGGTGAAATTGCTAAACTGGTCAACGAATTGGAAGATGAATTCGCGAATCTTTCAGGAGAATTCCCGAGTTTTGAATTCGTTGAAAAAGAAAAGGAACTGAAAGAACTTCTTGGGCACCAACCTGCAGAGGTTCTAAGTGGCGCAGTTTTAGGGATTGGCTTAGGATTGTTATCTGCTAAATTAGAGAATAAGTAAACAGTAGCGCCTAAAGGTTGTACGCTATAACTTTCAGGCGTTTATTTTTAGAACAATAGATAAAAACAAAGATAGACCCGCTTACTTGATAAAAATGGTAGTGAGAAATTAAAATGATAACAAACTACAACATAAGTGAGGAGCATCTCAGATTATGGATAATGAAACTAAAAATGTCGGTTGGAATTTCGACAACAGTTATACCGAACTCCCGAAAAAATTTTATGCGAGTGTGAACCCTACCCCAGTTACATCACCAAAGTTGATCATATTCAATTCTTCTTTGGCAAAATCTCTCGGGTTGAATGATAAAACTTTACAAGGTCTCGAAGGAATCGAAACATTTGCTGGGAATCGAATCCCCGAAGGTGCATCACCGCTTGCACAACCTTATGCTGGGCACCAGTTTGGCCATTTTACTATGTTAGGTGATGGTCGTGCTCATCTGCTCGGTGAACAGATCACTCCAGATGGTGAAAGATATGATATCCAATTGAAAGGTTCAGGTGAGACCCCTTTTTCTAGAAGTGGGGATGGCCGGGCAGTACTAGGGCCAATGCTCCGTGAATACATCATCAGTGAAGCGATGCATGCACTAGGTATCCCTTCTTCACGTAG is from Halalkalibacillus sediminis and encodes:
- a CDS encoding DUF2087 domain-containing protein → MSKEGMFWNSTVEELSQGYIYDDQNETYICLVCDEPFECGVIYRRGDVLLEAKKAVQYHIEDDHDSMFDSLLSMDKKYTGLSDHQKELLHYFKRGLADKEIVKELDSGSPSTIRNHRFKFREKEKQAKVFLAIMNLLKSDEKENKNSLVGIHKGAKMVDERYTITVEEKEKVLSTYFDEGVEGPLSTFPSKEKRKIIVLQQILKSFKSNEVYSEKEVNEVLKSKFNDFATLRRYMIEYGFMDRSKDCTKYWVKN
- a CDS encoding alpha/beta fold hydrolase, with the protein product MSGTKITKETIVVSNVEIYCEHVLNGKPPIFLIHGFLSSTYTFNKVIPLLAENFSVVAIDLPGFGRSEKADSFHYSFTSFAQLVVGCMEYFGIEKATLVGHSMGGQVALNVARMTPERVNKLVLLCSSGYMKRANKLLVYSTYFPFFNLFAYRYVNRKGVRETLKNVLYDHSLITDEMISEFKRPLSEKPFYKSLIRLVRHREGDLSSAELSSINTPALLIWGEEDRVVPVNVGRKLVKDLPNAKLITYKEAGHLITEERPQEVYSQILSFV
- a CDS encoding DUF421 domain-containing protein — encoded protein: MDLNILWKVVVIVIGGILILRLAGRKSISQLTVAQTVIMIAVGSLIIQPVSENNVWVSMLITLLMIVTLIIVEYIVLKFDVAESFIYGKSVLVVDNGQLVEKNLKQLRLTVDMLEVRLRQHNVHRISDLQWATIESNGQLGYSLKPEKQNATKEDIQLLMSALKGNQPLNKNQSNLSDDIFVEVKNKNHSRKPPERLN
- a CDS encoding GNAT family N-acetyltransferase, with the protein product MKFSIEKLSPQDAEQLYQFELENRHFFEKMVPSRGEDYFQWETFQERHSSLLEEQASGESHFYLLKEGDVILGRLNLTIDLETKTGDLGYRVGESFTGKGVAVGALKLLLENVNRKDVERINARTTSNNIASQKVLEKNGFVRMGEGESFEMNGENVTFIHFTWQNI
- a CDS encoding iron chaperone yields the protein MEVFKDYLAGIDPQHRAEMEEVLGWVMKEYPNLEPVVKWNQPMFTDHGTFIIAFSVAKKHMSVAPERKVILRFSDEIVAAGFDHSKELVRFPWNRPFDYSLLQKMIEFNIEDKADYTNFWRK
- a CDS encoding helix-turn-helix transcriptional regulator — encoded protein: MLRNRVRELRARYGFSQTELANRVGVTRQTIGFIEKGDFSPSIALSLRMAKELQVRVDELFWLEGDSDE
- a CDS encoding S1C family serine protease, whose translation is MKNTIKMLSASIIGGVISVGILMPWMDGENQTSTNEQVSGDEIQENIQEINEDGLPDVVEEASKSVVGVTNIQEGKQGFSQNSGENSKKAGTGSGVIFNKTDERTQIITNHHVIEGASEIEVTLHNGDKVKAELVGSDALTDTAVLSISSEHDVKAIEMGDSDELRPGEKVLAIGNPLGLDLAGTVTEGIVSAVDRTIPVNTSAGQWDLDVIQTDAAISPGNSGGALINTEGELIGINSLKMAANNAEGLGFAIPSNDFAQIVEEIIENGHVERPYLGVGLQSLNDIPQFYLERSNVEVEDGLLIANVEEGSAADQAGLEVEDIITEIDGEPVEKLSSLSKYMYNNLEPGDSATLTIVRDNQELQVEVTLQAKDK
- a CDS encoding response regulator transcription factor, which produces MQKILIVEDEYSISQVLKAYLQKANFKTEQVFDGSEVIDTFESFNPDLVLLDVMLPNKSGWDLLKEIRTDYETPVIMLTALGDVNYRLEGLNDGADDYIAKPFNGEEVVARVNAVLRRSENKVQSVKQFGQLEVDYQGHRVFLNGKELDLTPRDLSLLLFLTAHPNQTFTREQLIDRVWGWEYEGSDRAVDLSIKRIRKTLQGWPGEEGEIRTLRGLGYQFSVYEDKQ
- a CDS encoding sensor histidine kinase, with the translated sequence MKTNNKKIPIQRYLTSRYLVTLFIGLIVVALISAWWIRSQTLENRLSMLEFMAEETASQLTGEDEQRIPPNSELRQFLDERGRFMNMDSDPALYIVNARGSILFSNFPAGQTNRQLSRSLLTNNDDRQLIETDSEEVYVVKKPVQVESTVLGWVVFVESKANLAQVNQEYRQLSIMLISLALIGAAVIYFLSRKISRPIKDVAGAAEQVKEGNYDIDLPENIKAEEIDELVRSFKEMSQKLKQLESLRTELLAGVTHELKTPVTSINGMIQALNDGVVEGEEAKEFLRISLNETEKMKRMVEDLLAFNSFAANAIPVEHRYHEVNDLIKECVREWEISNDEPGLDIQMFLLGQPTDVRVDDMRVQQILTNLLTNAKQAIKGEGKISLNLTEEKETIEVQVTDNGQGIPEEEQPFIFERFYRGENKKYQIGGLGLGLPFSKMISNVLGGDLKLKGSSSEGTTFQLTLPKD
- a CDS encoding divergent PAP2 family protein translates to MKRMNRGILTAISAIGIAQALKIVTHKRVSGEWDVKQIATTGGMPSSHSAGVSALTAYMAANKGTRHTETALATVFGVIVMYDAQGIRRHTGEIAKLVNELEDEFANLSGEFPSFEFVEKEKELKELLGHQPAEVLSGAVLGIGLGLLSAKLENK